The Aeromicrobium sp. Sec7.5 genome window below encodes:
- a CDS encoding FAD binding domain-containing protein yields MDLDTVTSLRTATSRGDLRLAPGEGLLAGGTWLFSEHQDHLTGLVDLTTLGWEPWASTDDGVTIASTCTIAQLLELTDEHGAQPDLFGRCADAFLMSSKIWRTATVGGNVCLALPAGAMISLLTALDAVALIWTPDGGERVEPVEELVTGAQATTLRRGEVVRSFAVRGEALRARAAFRRASLTSLGRSAAVVIGRRDGDGLVVSITASTPRPVVLRFPTVPDEAQLAAALDPLAWYDDPHGAPDWREAVTRHLAAGIREELSA; encoded by the coding sequence ATGGACCTCGACACCGTGACCTCGCTGCGGACGGCCACCAGCCGCGGCGACCTCCGCCTGGCACCGGGCGAGGGGCTCCTGGCGGGCGGGACCTGGCTGTTCTCCGAGCACCAGGACCACCTGACGGGCCTGGTCGACCTGACGACGCTCGGGTGGGAGCCGTGGGCGTCGACCGACGACGGCGTGACGATCGCGTCGACCTGCACCATCGCGCAGCTGCTCGAGCTGACCGACGAGCACGGCGCGCAGCCGGACCTGTTCGGTCGCTGCGCGGACGCTTTCCTGATGTCGTCGAAGATCTGGCGCACCGCGACGGTCGGCGGCAACGTGTGCCTCGCGCTGCCGGCCGGCGCGATGATCTCGCTGCTCACCGCGCTCGACGCCGTGGCCCTGATCTGGACCCCGGACGGGGGTGAGCGGGTCGAGCCGGTCGAGGAGCTGGTCACGGGGGCGCAGGCCACGACCCTGCGACGGGGCGAGGTCGTGCGGTCGTTCGCGGTGCGGGGCGAGGCGTTGCGCGCACGGGCGGCCTTCCGACGCGCGTCCCTGACGTCGCTCGGCAGGTCGGCGGCGGTCGTGATCGGCCGACGTGACGGCGACGGGCTCGTCGTGTCGATCACGGCATCGACGCCGCGGCCCGTCGTGCTGCGCTTCCCGACCGTTCCCGACGAGGCCCAGCTCGCCGCGGCCCTGGACCCCCTTGCCTGGTACGACGACCCCCACGGTGCGCCCGACTGGCGCGAGGCCGTGACACGACACCTGGCCGCCGGGATCCGCGAGGAGCTGTCCGCATGA